One genomic region from Leptospiraceae bacterium encodes:
- a CDS encoding N-6 DNA methylase — MKDQLESLIFHASASEGLQEFLEEELKENSCRILDKNRGGCYFKAKRDSIIEFSLKTRFTSRISVLLAEFGVRTERDLYESIYSFPWEDLLRTEDTFKIEAESDRILKNSRYVVYKAKDALVDRFRDKTGERPSIEREEPDYLFLLRKRGENVELFLSLSAKSLSHRGYRLSSEGAPIRENMAQALLRFSGWKEGSFMLDPMCGSGTILIEAALLMKTSGYINYKRLSSSKAFLKLFGKVPKTENAAPEKPLFVGIDKNPEIIKLALENAELAGVSDWIEFRVEDFFTVSSPDTIENSYILSNPPYGLRLQVEDIQGFYKRFGEILKQYYRTYTVAIICGDRSLPANMRLKEEKSMKLPISNLKGKMVQYIIL; from the coding sequence ATGAAAGATCAACTGGAAAGTCTTATTTTTCATGCCAGTGCATCGGAAGGTTTACAGGAATTTTTAGAAGAAGAGCTAAAAGAGAATTCCTGTAGAATTTTAGACAAAAACCGGGGCGGATGTTATTTTAAAGCGAAGAGGGACTCTATCATTGAGTTTTCTTTGAAAACCCGGTTTACCTCACGGATCTCGGTTCTTCTGGCTGAATTTGGCGTAAGAACGGAAAGAGATCTGTATGAGTCCATCTATTCTTTTCCCTGGGAAGATTTACTTAGAACAGAGGATACATTTAAGATAGAGGCTGAGTCGGACAGAATACTAAAGAATTCCCGTTATGTTGTTTATAAAGCGAAAGACGCCCTGGTAGATCGATTTCGAGATAAAACCGGAGAAAGACCGAGTATTGAAAGAGAAGAACCCGATTACCTGTTTTTACTTCGGAAAAGGGGAGAAAATGTGGAGCTCTTCTTGTCCTTAAGTGCAAAAAGTTTAAGCCACAGGGGTTACCGACTCTCTTCGGAAGGAGCTCCGATTCGTGAAAATATGGCTCAGGCTTTACTTCGTTTCTCCGGCTGGAAAGAAGGTTCCTTTATGCTGGATCCGATGTGTGGTTCCGGAACTATACTGATTGAAGCAGCTCTCTTGATGAAGACTTCCGGCTATATTAACTATAAACGATTGAGTTCTTCGAAAGCTTTTTTGAAACTGTTTGGCAAGGTTCCAAAGACAGAAAATGCGGCTCCAGAAAAGCCTTTATTTGTAGGCATAGATAAAAATCCGGAAATTATAAAGTTGGCTTTGGAAAATGCAGAGCTGGCAGGTGTATCCGATTGGATAGAATTCCGAGTAGAGGATTTCTTTACTGTTTCTTCTCCCGATACTATAGAAAATTCTTATATACTCAGTAATCCTCCCTATGGATTGAGATTACAGGTAGAAGACATTCAGGGCTTTTATAAGCGTTTTGGTGAAATTCTAAAACAGTATTACAGGACTTATACGGTGGCAATTATTTGTGGAGATAGGAGTCTTCCTGCAAACATGCGTCTAAAAGAAGAAAAAAGCATGAAGCTTCCCATATCCAATCTGAAAGGCAAAATGGTACAGTATATAATATTATGA